In Festucalex cinctus isolate MCC-2025b chromosome 1, RoL_Fcin_1.0, whole genome shotgun sequence, the sequence CACGGTCAGGTCAAATCTTCATTGTCTCAGGTACAAGTGGAGCAGACGCACACAGCAGGAAGGCCGCCACGCAGCCCCGAGCGCTGCCGGTGGACTGACAACcgtttgagggccacatgcggACTTTGATCGGtagtcatataaaaaaaaaaaaaaaaaaaaaaaaatctctcctgACTGGCACTCCTACACTACGTCCGCTAGACAGTCAGTCACATAGCCACCTGCTGGAATGTTACTGTAGTGAAGTCAATGAGCTGTCGCTCTTGAGCTGGAGGCCTGATAAGATAACACTCAACAGTGCACCGCTGCAAATTGTGGCCATTTACACATTTTGTAATGTGTATTGTTTATGGAGTCGCCTAGGAAGTGGATTATGAAACAACTGGGCCAATTAAGATCCCTTTGATAGACATGGTACAAAAATCatcttccccattgaaatgactaAAAATGCCAATAATCTGGCCTAACCTCCCCCAAAAACCTCAGATTTTctctacaaaacaaaataaaacaaataacccTCTATAAAATTatacattataaaataaaattgtcatgtctggggtcacgccagggttaagtttgagttcatgacctgttaaggggttcatgaccgtgaggtcaagtgtctgttatgtactgatgtaacaagtgtctgttttgaaacgatgtaaccatcatctagtttcaactggaaagacgctatgtgatgtttcaactggttttatgctatgtgatgtcatgagttttgtgatgtcaatatttaatcctttacttagccacaaccaatcagatcgattcactgtctgtagtagcagtCTGAAAATTCgtgtgtgtttgccggattattgctttctgtctctctgtgcaactctctttgtttctcgtctagtcaagtttgttctacgcctctcgatgtgaatagttaaaaccttatttgtgtctgcgctttgggatccaaccttcagcacatgaaaaaaatactggccaatACCAAATAccaagcgcagacacaaaaaagattttttttttttttatttatttatttttttttttaagagctcagaattgttcattcggtagtcttaccgattcaacgtcttgtcatcattgctcttttttttttttttttttttttgtgtgtatgcgtgcgtgcgtgcgtttgcgtgtgtgcgtttgcgtgcgtgcgcgtgcgtgcgtgcgtgcgtgcaaatacgtataaatttatactcattcattcacctaaaaccttataaatatcccattacccttcgccttaaccaggtacttcagaatcttgccagagtcgtgaggtttaaatggtcaggagaccagagaaaaggtcagaaaaaataaagagaaaagaaaggaaaatcaaagtgaaatccagcaccgaccaaacacttcctgccttccccatggttacaaaatcaaagtcttacaccaaccccggaagcctctaaattccagcaaatttggcgagatctcaagagaccagaggaaaaactaaagagaggaaggagggaaggatcgataaggcagagagagatccatagaagccagtacatccaatccatcaaagtgaagtccagcaccaacaagacccctcctgcgtggttacaaaaccagagtcttatgccaaccccagaagcctcaaacttccaataaattgagatctcaagtgaccagaggaaaaactaaagagaggaaggagggaaggatagatagagcaaagtgagaaccacagacaccagcaccaactgattcaaggggctgtgggagggagagggtacttctgttgagtttcagtagatgctggtgcgacggatctggcatgcataaggaccaccaccaaagaaagaagccgtcaaccgcggtccagcaaagcgagcactacgacccaggacacgctggagagactatgtctctcgactggcctgggaacgcctcgggatcccgccggcggagctggttgaagtggctggggagagggaggtctgggtttccctcctaaagctgctgcccccgcgacccgacctcggataagcggtagtaaatggatggatggatggatggatgaattagaTCATCCCCTCTCTCTCATCATACTTGATATTGTTTCACACAGAGTATATAAAAAgggacacattttttaaaaatgttctaaaaaataataattgtgacaCCCCTGCTGATCATACTTGACAAAAACACGATTATCATTAATTTAACACAGGATCAGAGGTGACTTATTGAGCATATTGGCGACATCTGGTGGCTGAAAACGACTATACTCataggacacttcattaggtacacttgcacagTAGCAAGTAGAAaggatctttaaaaaaaaatctccctttattatttatctatgtagttatctttttttttttttcaatatatcagTAGAAATTCCCAAGGCAGAAAACTATTaccaataataaacatattgtttattaataacaataattttatttaatatttatcaattgttaatactgtataccaaaaaaaactaaataaatgtgtattaataataataataataattattattatgtcacagatatacttttgtatttatcagtatctattttttttttttttgcaccactgCAAATTACATCACAATAACAAACAATTTTTAACAATATCAGTGGAAACATGAGCATTGTTATTATAGTAAATTTATTTATCTGATTCGATTTGGTGCACATTTCAAAATGACAAGAATCATTTGCAAACTAGTACTACTTCTTTATTGATTACTATTGcggaaacattttatttgacttttttcaaaatttcagaTGCAGACCCAATCTCTCATTTAGACACAACGTGCGAGCATCAGTCCAATTCCTCACTGCTGGAACACACGGGATCGCCCTTAGCGATGACCCACACCTCGTTGTGCCTATTCCACATTGTCATGGGGCTgtaatacacacacatacatgcacatGTTCATTAAGTGAGTGAGACAGGTGTTATTGCTAAAAACTAAAGTcagtttttcaaaattaaatgcaaatgtatggCACTAAAGTTAAATATAACTGAACTGtactttatgattattttgtttaccactagagggagtacCACACTTTCAGAAGCACTTTACAATTCATCCTCTTAATTCAAACAGCTGCCGACCTAAACATACGAAAATGACCTGTTATATCCAGCGGCAAAGTGGCAGTCGTCTTTGAAGTAAGCGCCATCCTTCATCAGGTCATACATCAGGACATCACTGTGATGACAGTCACTCAGAGAGTTCATCCACCCTCCATAGCTCCGCACGTACACATTCAAAGGTGGCGTATCACTGAGGAACACCTGCAGGCCGTTATCAATTAAGCAGGGTGTGTTTTGACAACTTGTGTTTTAGCATTTGAAATTCTTGTTAAcaatcttttcttcttttttttttttaaccagaaaTCAGCAATGATTGATTTTGTCCGATCGTGACATGATGTTACCCTGCGGTCCAAAGGCATTGGAGGATTGTCCTGGTGCTCCTTGGACAACAAGAAGCTCATGGTGAATTCTTTTTCTTCCCAAAACCACTTCTTTTCGCCTATCTTCACCACAACAGGTGACGTCATTTGAATCTTTTGTCCTGAAGATGGCCAAAATCACACGAGCGTATTGAAGGCACACACACGACTATTACTACAGCTGATAGAAAACGtcccctgttcaaatgtcaagttttgttatatattgtactatgtatatactgtatggatatatgtatgtatgtctgCCATTGTAATCGATATCTACaaattaagagaaaaaaaacaatcatattTGAATGGGAGTCAATACAcatgccaccatttaaagtgcctctaATTAAATCCAAATACACATTTCAGTAGGCTTTTcttgactttgtttttttttttctcgcagtgTTGTGTTTTCAGCAAAAACATAACTTTTGGTAATTATGGCCAAAACAGTCAACACTGGTTTCATTGCACCATGACAAAAATCAGTAATGCATATGGGAAAATGTGCTGTTTTTCTTCAGCTTGAACTGGGACATTAGACAAGGTGAACAGTTCAACAGAACAGTTCTATCCcatttaatattaattaataataataataataataaataggtgcaaaacattttgaatttttctgtaaatcacaaaaacttggcatttgaacagggatgTGTCGACATGTTATATCTGCTGTATATACAGAACACATCCTGTTGATTATCTTTTTAAGAGTACCAGAGATTTTGCAGTATCCACGCACCATTCACGTTTTCACCATCAATGTAGTAATACAGCCGCATAAATGCATTCATACAGGCAATGTCCATGGACCATGAGTACTCTGTGGTTGACACCCACTTCGCAGATTCATAGTGGCGCGCCTAGTGAGAGACACACGGTCGTCATCCTGCGGCGTAATTCTACTTTTGTTAACATATTAGTCGCTCACCTCATATTTGTCTGTCTTGCAGATGACCTTGAACAGCAGGCACTGACTTGTCTCGGTACAGAATGAGAGCTCAGAGCAGTTCCTGTAGAAACAATGCACCAATGCTTTGGGTTTTTATGGGCTTTGTCTCTTCCTTTTCCACGCTCACACTTGCAAATCAGCAAGTACAATATTAGACTAGTCCAACTTTTCTCATGAAAAACACGTTTACAAATATTCTGGTTAGGTTTTTTTGGAGGCTGTAACATCATTTCTGTTCGGAAAGAGGATTTGAGATCCAAGTGTTCACCGCGGTAGTATTATACCTCACATTCCAGATATGGCACAGCTTTGTCAATATCATCTCATATGCGGACAAAAGGATTAAATGTCTTGAAAATGTTCTTACCCGACTCTGGCCTCAGCTGTGAGGGCAAGCAAGCAGCCAACAAGTCCTGCAAGTAGAAACCTGGGATAAAATGAATGGAGGTTTTTTGCTTAGTTAGAACTCCATTTTCTGTTCATCCAGTACAATACAGACGTGTTTATTCATGCCACATGATGTGCACCCACGGCAATACTTACATGGTGGAAGATTGTTTGGTGCAGTGGTGCACAGCAAGATCCCAAGAGTTATAAAAAGGAAAAGTGGCCACACCCTGAAAGCCCAGACAAtacaagaaggaaaaaaaaaaaaaaacatatactgtGTACTCTACATGTGTGACACCTGCTGAAATTCAACACTACACAACATCATTGTTATCATTATACTTTTATACCATTCTTCAATTCATTGTCAATTAATTATCACTTGTAGTGTGATTATCTGCATAGCATTGAACTAGTACTGTGGTCACATGTTCGGAACAACATATCAAAATTCTTTTAATGTTAGAGACCACTGGCTTTCACTTAGAATTGTATATGTTGTAGTAATATACATTCTTTGTAGTGTTTTAGTTGCCGGTATGATTTATTGTTATTgtaaatggttaatttcaaatGCAAAATATATCTAAACCTAATAAGATCACAAAGGATTTGATAAGATAAAACAAGGTAAGAAAAGATGAGAAAGTCAGGAATGGATGAGATATGACTAGGAGGGATTAAGATAAGTAAAAGATAAGGCAAGACAAAATAATATAAGTCAAGATAAGGTAAGAgcagactgaatgaatgaacCTGGAACAAAATTCTATCAAATCTGAAGTGAATATAGTGACTTTCTGGACACCCtgaaaatttaaaaagtaatgtaaCTTAATATACTTTCCAATATTGTTCAGAAGTTCGTAGGTACCAGACATCTCTTCCAAAAGATAAGCTTGGGACCAACAATGACATGTtaaagtacagggtgacccaaaaagatgcgtagccatattttattggataaaaaatccattttttaacgaatgtcttttctgttgcaggacgtgaaaggtgaacctatggatgatcatttgcagctatagttgccctgaaaatgtcttggacaaatcagcagaagatattctccctggagacctattttgcgacaaaatcataccagagtgtacagattcagtttggaaagcgtttccattgtcgcaactttccatcaaaatcaacgattgttagttggatgaagaagttcagagagcatgggactgtagtgggcctatgttctaaagccacagggggaacttattcaggaatgcaggaagaagagtgcaaggacaggagaaaacattgctgcagtgagggactcagtaggacgcagccctaggaaatcagtgcgtagacgcagccaagaactcggaatgacaagggagtcactgcggcgtgttcttacgtctgatctgcacctatacccatacaagatccaaataaagcaaaaattaactgatgctgacaaggaaaagcgagtaacaatgtgtgaatgcttctgtaatgtgcttgaaaatgatgaaaactttcttgagaacgtttggttctcagaactgaactctgaacttcttcatccaactaacaatcgttgattttgatggaaagttgcgacaatggaaacgctttccaaactgaatctgtacactctggtatgattttgtcgcaaaataggtctccagggagaatatcttctgctgatttgtccaagacattttcagggcaactatagctgcaaatgatcatccataggttcacctttcacgtcctgcaacagaaaagacattcgttaaaaaatggattttttatccaataaaatatgggtacgcatctttttgggtcgcCCTGTATAACCTGCATAATGACTGCGTGGAGAGAAGCGCTTGTATCAAAACTTTTATTTCCGTGTTATACCAACAATACCGTCTCTTTTGTGTTCGCTCACAAGAACCACCAGTGCGTTCCCACACTGGAGCTAGATTATATATATTCTGTCACAATTGCACTTGTAaggcaaatgacaaaaaaaacaacaacagaattACACTTGATTTTCATTGGGATTTGCCACAGCACAACCACTAAAGAATCAGTCAGTACTGCGGACGTATGAAGGACAATATAGCAATGTTTTATGAGTGTTCACACAGGATTATAAGTACAAGTAGTGGAACACATTGTGACGGCTGAAAGAGTGGCCTAGCGGCTAAAATGGCGATCATTTTACCTACTTTTGTCCACAACCTTTTGTATTATGATCTTTTGCTCAGTGAATACAGAACACTCGACAACACCCATCATTAACAAAGAAAACTCCCCCCCAAAAGGCTTCACATACTGTAACTGCAAGCATCTGACAGAAGAACTTTGCCCCCCCCGCCTAccatgtttattttaatatatattataaagtaCAGAATTTAGATTTGTTTCAACTTCCCCTATTTGTTAATGTTACATTCTCTATGTAGCATAGTTGGACCTTTAGTATTTAGTACCTGGAATTATTTGACATTACTCCCCTGTGATCACAGGTGTAAACATCaacacaaaatcaaatcaaactgtatttatatagcacttttcttaCATAGAAATGTAACTCCAAGTGTtgcgcatttaaaaaaaaaacactcaagtaGTGCTATTCAGGTTACATCCAACATCCACACCAACACTCAACGAAATGTTCTCTTCAGGTTAACACCTGGATAAACACAATTTGGCTGTTTGTCCTGTCAGCGGACGAGCATAGACTAGCGATGTCACTTCTTGAATCTGACGCCACCATCGGTCCTCCAGGCAATGCTCCCTTTAAAcgctgttttcaaatagcatattttccgtactataaggcgcacctaaaagccttcaattttttcaaaagctgaccatgcgccttataatccagtgcgtcttatatatggatcaatattgagccgcaacaggtctcgctgtcaagacgctatcggtgaccctgcacgatcggtgacgtgcatgcgcagaagatcccgccatcttggatcgctagctaatactaatactttaccccagaggaaataataaaacagctgttaaaTGTTTATtcgttttgggagtgaatggagttgtcagaaaactggtttgtaatctattaataaagtttgactgacctatctgactgttttgttgacatttcctttagcgcagcaccatctaatggatgcataacgtaaccccagcctcgactgtagcgccttatggaaaaagttttaaaatatgtcattcattgaaggtgctccttatagtgcagaaaatacggtagtagTGATGGGTGGAGCAAATGTCCGGTTGGGGAGTTGAGTTGCACTTTAAAGGAGacaaattattcatttttatttcacaattCATGTAAGTTCTTAAACATCTCTgacattctttaattaaaagtgATAAAGAATTACAGCACACCACTTGTTACATACTGTGGGAGCCCCCATATAAAATTAcactttaattttttaaagacatttttacGAGGGGTAGCATTCTATCATCCAGCCACCAAATTTCACTTTTGTCAAAGCAGTGTACCAGAAATACTGATACAGCAAACACATTGCCAAGCACAATTGCCCTCCCATACCCAGCTTGACGACTGCACTGCTTATCAGAAGCGGACACTAATCTGTGctaacactgcagctctgcttaccttttgataTTGTAGTGCAGCTTTTCCTTAAAAATGAAGAATCTTTCGTCAGCCTGGCTGCCAAGTCATGTGTATTGAAAGTTGGTTCGGGGCGCTTAAATGTAAATCAGCCAAACGTCAGAACGGCACACCCaggaaatgtttttaataaatacgCAGATAACAAAAGATCTATTAGCTTGTTTAATTTCAGACTTGATAGGTGGGCAGGCGCTCCCATTACAAAGTCATAATATGTCCCCTCTAAGTTAAAACCAAAAATGAGTGAGATCTTTACCACCATCTACAGG encodes:
- the soul5 gene encoding heme-binding protein 2; the encoded protein is MFLLAGLVGCLLALTAEARVGNCSELSFCTETSQCLLFKVICKTDKYEARHYESAKWVSTTEYSWSMDIACMNAFMRLYYYIDGENVNGQKIQMTSPVVVKIGEKKWFWEEKEFTMSFLLSKEHQDNPPMPLDRRVFLSDTPPLNVYVRSYGGWMNSLSDCHHSDVLMYDLMKDGAYFKDDCHFAAGYNSPMTMWNRHNEVWVIAKGDPVCSSSEELD